ccttgggggcggggctggcagccagtgcaatccagctCTACAATCAAGACAGCAGCATAGGGTGCCAGGTGGTAgctagtctgcaaggggagccagtttaaaaaccagctcctgtcACAGATCTGTTGCCCTGTCTCTGATATTGCTTAATTGATACACTGTTATATCCCCAGCTTGCCTTAGAATAATGTCACATTCCCTGTCAAACATGGGCTGCTAATTTGCTTTAATTTTGCCTTTACCACCACTTTGGCAAGCAGCTTTACACAAAAATTAATGGAAGTCTTTTAGGACCAGTGTCAGGAACTGCCTGGCACCATACCCTGAAGACAACCAGAACTCTTAGCAAACCAGTACAGAATAAAAGGGGTGTAAGTGGTTCTCTACCAGAGAAACTTTGTTCTGTAGGAGACAACTACGGTTTTAGGCATCTGTGGCCATTATAAAGTGCTTGTTGGCAACTTAAAACAAGTATTCTCCTTTGCTCCAGTCACAATAAGATTTATTAAAACAAGTTCTGACCTGTAATATTTGCACCAATTTTTGCTCCAGTTTGGTTGAAGAGATTATTAAAGTAAAAGTACCCTATGTAGTGGTAATACTTAGTAAAACAGCTAGAGtgaatctagactggcaagattttgcacaatgcttttgcgcaaaaacttgtcagctgtctatactagccgcttgaatttgtgcaagagcactgactttataatgtacaaaatcagtgcttcttgcgcaaatactttcacgctcctgctcgggaaaaagctctcttgcgcaagaggaccagtgtagacagggaagaactgttttgcgcaaaaaagccccgatggctaaatggcgatcagggctttcttctgcaaaatcgcatctagacttgccatggatgcttttgcacaaaagcactttctgcacaaaagcatccgtaccaatctagacgcgcttttgcggaaatacttaacagaaaaacttttccgttaaaagtatttccgcaaaatcatgccagtctagacacagccctaggctacatgtatactgcaggctttttgcacaagaacagttttatggaagagttcttgtacaaaaagtcttccacaagagagcgtccacactaccatgtgcttttgcgcaagagcatccatggcagtgtggacgctctcgtgcaaaaaagctctgatgaccattttaatcgtaggagcttcttgtgcaagaaattcatgttgcctgtctacactgccctctagTGGAACAGCTcccgtggggagaggaataacttccgGAAGAAGTCCTGTTTTCCAATGCTATACTGTAAGTTTACTTGCGaaagaacacgtgtgcagtgtagacagctgttcttgtgcaaaaagcgtgcaatgtagacacagccataatgatTAATCAGTCTTAGTGTGATTATCCTTAATCATTTGCACTGTACATTAAACCAATTtattaaaagacagaaaaacCTTTCCAACCATCTTAATTGTATCTACCATACAAAGGGGAAAAGAGCAGACACCCACACATTTCAACACCAGAAAGTGCAACTCACACAATATTAATATTAGCTACATAAACCAACCTTAAATGTACATATTTTATTGGTCATAGAATCTGCCTGGAATTACAACAGTACAGAATTTGGTGTGAGCGGCTCATGAGCCTTCATCGGGGAAAGTTGttccagcagctgattccaggtcCAGGGCTGCAACTTGCTGCAGTTAATATTTCAATGATACTTCCGCCAACGATCATGCTCtgcatcatttaaattaaaacaagtCAGTATGATGAAGTCATGAAGACCATTTTTAGCACTTAAGTATTTAAAGCACAGTCTAAGATTgaactacacagcaggcaatttgAGTACTGTCAGACAATAAGAGCTGTGAAGTAATCATTGTTCACTGCTAGCAAAGTAATATTCAGCAATTAATTCACAAACAGCTAATTCATCTTCACAATTTCTGACAGGTAAGCATTATACCCACTTGCTACATAGGTTAGTTATAAGTGAAGGTCAAAAACAGCAGAGTCTACCAATTCCTAGTCCCATGCTCAATCTGCTAGTATGTACGTTGGTTTATTCTCccatgaagttaaaaaaaatctctcactGTGCTTCCTCTTTCAATAAGTTTGAAATAAAATTCCTCCCAAATAGTTATATAGACTACATGAATGTGTCCAACAATAAAAAGTTAAGAATTTACTTACTCAAATGCTCATAGTTCCAAATGTAGCTGATAACAACATAACCAAAAAGCGCCATAGAAATACCAGCAATCCCCCCTTTCTTCACATTGATGTACTTATTTAAGTAGCGGTCATAACCTAAAGAGGGGGAAAGTTATTTTTAGATTCAGGTTCAATGATACTTTGTAtacaggtaggctgtgtctactctgGCACAATCTCGTGCAAAAgcggacgctcttgtgcaaaaactgactgtctacactggctgcatgttcttgcacaagtaaactgatgttctaatgtataaaatcagggcttcttgtgcaagaactctgacgctctcgctcaggaataagccctcttgcgcaagagctcttccagaagaggccagtgtaaacaggcaacatgaatttcttgcgcaagaaagctctgtggttaaaatggccatcagagctttcttgtgcaagagcgtctacactggcatggatgctcttgcgcaaaaacacatgccagtgtagatgcactcttatggaagagtttttgcagaagaactcttcctcaaaagagttTGTGTgtgagaatgcgccagtgtagacgtagccttatactTAATTTTGTACAGCTAATTGCTGAACCCCTTTCCACAAATTCAGATGAGAAAAAAATTCAAGAATATCTCTGGAGATCGTAGTTGCCATTCTCTGCACATACTAATGAAACAAGTCTACCAGGAGACAATTCTCACGTTAAGAAAAATAGAATAGTATTTTCTTTACTCATGTATGCAAAGGAATAAGAAAAATAGTATATTGTTTAAAGCTAGATACTATTATGACTTTCATCAAAGTTTTTTatccagttaaccaattaaaaaaacccaaatgctcTCTCTACCCAGCTACTATTAGTCAAGAATACTTTAACTCCTTGGAAGCTTCCTGTGTTTAAAGATGTCTGAAGATGCATATAGCACCTACGTAAACAGTAATGTTACAGCAGAAGTGCAGAACTTAGAAATTGCTTAACCCTTTAGGTTTTTGCCAAATTATTACTGAATTTTGTATTAGTTTTTGTACTGTGTTAAGGTCCACAAAAAGCACGTTTCCTTTTTGAACCACCAGCTACAATTacatataggcagtccccgggttacgtacaagatagggactgtaggtttgttcttaagttgaatctgtatgtaagtcggaactggcgtccagattcagccgctgctgaaactgatcagtttcaacaacggctgaatctggatgccagttctgacttacatacagattcaacttaagaaccccaggcatcaccaagtcagctgctgctgaaactgatcagcggctgattccaggaagccggggcaggggcttcctgtagtcagccactggtcagtttcagcagcggctgacttggggcgcctggggcagagcagctggggtgctgctgggttggtccagtagcgcccagagcggcgctatgggaccaaccggcagcgccccagctgctgtaccacaggcgtccggagcaaagccgcggagcccgggggcagcgggacagcccagatgtgccgtggctgtcctgctgcccgcgtgctccttggctttgctctgctttgctccccgtccccctggtctacaggtagaccagggggacggggagcaaagcagagcaaagccaaggagcacgcgggcagcggacagcccagccgcgtgctccgccgctttgcttcctctccctggtctgctggagaccagggagacgggccccgttcgtaactgcggatccaacgtaagtcggatcagcgtaactcggggactgactGTATTTTAATTGCCTCTTGTGGTATGAAAAAAGTACCCATTAttttaagcaaataaaaaaaattaacccGCACATACTAAAGAAATAAGCAGCCATTTGACCAACTTGAAACTTCTAAAAGATCGATTTATATATAAACTGAAAGCATATTAAACCTCTGAACAGGCTGACAAAGCAACCCTAATGAAATCAGACAGATTCCTAGAACAGAGCAATGAACTACAAAAGGCAGCAttcctttttctgttttaggAGAATATACTAATTGCCATATTATATTAGAtcagtggccagtaccagctgCTTCAGAAGCACCAGGAAGTTATGACATAACCTATCCCCAGAGAAAATTGTCACCTAATCCCTGCAATAGTTGAGGTTGTTTTATGCTCCAAAGTTTCCAAAGATGATGACAGTATATTTAAATACATGCATGGTGCTGGTCAGTCTCAGTAGAAGAGATACTTCCACTTCCTTAATGAAGGGTAGCATTCGCTACAAAGGGTAGCCTGCAGGGTACAGACACTGCTCACCCAGCTACCACCGGTATTATCTTTGTTGCTGTTTATGAGGCATAGATTTGGCAAGTAGAGTCGAATTCCCTACATGCCTGAACTCTAGGGGTACATGTCCTACACATTTCTCTACAAGTTCAAGCAGTGCCTCCCACATCTATAGTTATTTTTAACAGCTTAGCATCCCACCAGTGAAAGACTTCAGCAGCAAGGAAAAAGAGAGcacctgccagagcctttcctcaCTGTCTCCCCCTTGCCAAAACCTTTCCCTGCCATATGTAGCTATACACTGCAGTGAGTGTGGATGCAGCCTGCTTTTTGCTGTGATGGGCAGACAAGTTCTAAGTCAGAGAGGTGTGGAAGATGGGCAGGTCAGATACAATCACCTAGTCCTCCCCAACTGATACAATGATTTAGGTCCAGATacggcagctggctcccagaatGCATACAAACTTAAAATATGTGGAAGGGATATACaagttgtacctccaaaatctagcactctctggtccggcaagaccatggatgctcctggaccagggagCCTGGGAGCCCAAGGGCAGGAGACCAGCTGGGCATCAGGGTCAGCAGCCCGGGTGGGGACAGCACAGGATCGGGTCTggagctctgcagcagcctccaggAGTGTGGGGCTGAGGCCGGAGCCCCATGGCCGCATGGGGTTAGGAGTCCCCACAGCAATCCCCAGGAGCATGGGGCAGAACCCCACAACTTCCCTCGGCTACAAGGGGCTGGGGTCGAACCCCTGCAGCTTCCCCCAGCTGTGTGGTGCCAGAGTCTGAGCCCTGCAGCTTCCTCTGGCTGTGTGGTGTCCGGGCCAAGGCtatgtggggctggaacaccagccccgcagctgctcctggctgtgtgggaccagagccctgcagcagaaGCTGAAGCCTATGCTCCCTAGGGAGCCAGCAGATAGCTGGGCAAGCAGttcagcctggctgggagggaaggccCAGGCAGGGTTGTCTGCTGGGGTAGCCTGCCAGCAGCGGGTGATGGGcgtgggggccagtggcaggagatCTCCCCATGTCTGCCAAATTCTCGCATTCAGGACCAATTATATCCCGACaatgctggaccaaggaggtccaacttgtagaaGGTAAGTCCGCTCCACATCGGTTTTCTCTCATTAGCACTTGGCCTCCCCCTTTGCCAAGGTAACACCTGGGTCACAGGGCAGACTCACCTCTTCGCACAGCCCCAGTCAGCCCTGAGGGGGTGAAATCCCGCATCGCAAACCAGCCGGGCAGCTGGCCCAGCTTCACATCCAGGAGCTTGGTGTCTTTGAGGGGAACTGAGACAGAGAAAGCCCAGTCACTTGCTGCTGCACAATGATACGGACGCCCTGCCGGGAAGGGGGCCGGGAACACGGGGAAGAT
The nucleotide sequence above comes from Pelodiscus sinensis isolate JC-2024 chromosome 16, ASM4963464v1, whole genome shotgun sequence. Encoded proteins:
- the ATP5MF gene encoding ATP synthase F(0) complex subunit f, mitochondrial; its protein translation is MADRPVPLKDTKLLDVKLGQLPGWFAMRDFTPSGLTGAVRRGYDRYLNKYINVKKGGIAGISMALFGYVVISYIWNYEHLKHDRWRKYH